A part of Thermotoga petrophila RKU-1 genomic DNA contains:
- a CDS encoding RuvX/YqgF family protein, protein MDIQLFQGYGGKVIVAVDYGERKCGVAFGEILPQKSLVIPTKNLKEFIRKLKPDKIIFGLPLSMSGKYTQQTFKTIAVAFKFSKEYETYLCDERLTTKIGERISKKDDAVSAALIFQSFFENSSVCEKVTDPRKKVDLTLEKVTGEVLLYEFPDPSLNIEAREVDVVTKNPVLAYFYSKNGYFVERELREKKYDLIISGKNCEELNKYLKENGRLVCL, encoded by the coding sequence GTGGATATTCAACTTTTTCAAGGATACGGTGGTAAAGTGATAGTCGCTGTGGATTACGGAGAAAGGAAATGTGGAGTCGCATTCGGAGAAATTCTCCCTCAAAAAAGTCTTGTTATACCCACAAAGAACCTGAAGGAATTCATCAGAAAGCTGAAACCTGATAAAATAATCTTTGGATTACCTCTTTCGATGAGTGGAAAATACACTCAGCAGACGTTCAAAACAATCGCAGTTGCCTTCAAATTTTCAAAAGAGTACGAGACATATCTCTGTGACGAAAGACTCACCACGAAAATAGGAGAAAGGATCTCGAAAAAAGATGACGCCGTGAGCGCTGCTCTGATTTTTCAGTCTTTCTTCGAGAATTCCTCGGTATGTGAAAAAGTCACAGATCCAAGAAAAAAAGTCGATCTGACTCTGGAAAAAGTCACTGGAGAAGTTCTCCTGTACGAGTTCCCGGATCCTTCTTTGAACATCGAAGCAAGAGAAGTTGATGTGGTCACGAAAAATCCGGTTCTTGCTTATTTCTACAGTAAAAATGGATACTTCGTTGAAAGAGAACTTCGGGAAAAGAAGTACGACCTGATCATTTCTGGAAAAAACTGCGAAGAGTTGAATAAATACCTGAAAGAAAACGGTAGACTGGTGTGCCTGTAG
- the recJ gene encoding single-stranded-DNA-specific exonuclease RecJ: protein MKKWELSQPDEKAVSEISQYFGLNEIASRILVNRGFTTREAVEAFLFINESHQHNPFLFNDMEKAVETLLEARSRNELVLIHGDYDVDGITSTVILKEFLEENGWRVDVYIPHRIEEGYGIQLENILTFKENNVSCLVTVDCGITALDSVALAKKFGMKVIITDHHEVNGDLPPADAIVNPKVPGENYPFRDLAGVGVTYKLVQAISEAINYPHPERFLELVALGTVADMVSLLDENRYFVKKGIELLSNTKRVGLKRLLERLGLKNLTSHDISYKIAPRLNAAGRMGSANDAFNLLIMNDPAKADGVVDRLMELNSIRRKTEWAIYKEAIEIIETNDLWKDPVIVVAKENWHVGVIGIVAAKLANRYEKPVAVVSLDEKIAKGSIRSYNGYDIMNIFNEDILKIFEEIGGHSSAVGFSLKRDQLESFREYIRNISLEGREEKVIVDAEVRMEDIDDRFIEDIKKLMPFGQGNPEPVLLFKDVLIEKIHFFGEDGSNVFLHLKNGEKNLEVVGYNFKNLSSSLSTLPVTPTRGDVVVNLRPMGNGISYYLVSLDVKPILSVKNREVSHILSRPKEEKTLIKVPYPSKTKLLLSIKEELQGKLAIVSLTNATTQNILGCLSRYYTSKNLGFVNSTFSKEEESDIVLFTLAGFLKKHRLDDFEVFVVNEFQDFLAHRDSELVKNFLDIVDKHPGKFIFVASIEHPELEEFLKKEKYDVVELRTDEPEKFLFSDQRNSFDLGSLVDAHSFAVVVSEKKLIPDLYRKIGKDAVVYYTSMDVEKKIKAISLMESGSARKAIITSNTDGLPTHIKGDIFFYDFPLSIYEIVDLLRRKSVVNLCYSSSDIEKRRYELNKLFPDREKLKEIAITAMNLKDKEKLEKILESEYDLSSATLRKIYLDLLEESGFNFDRWSFSEDERIPWRLLERELEIAQFERTVSVLSKDLKWIFNFFKDTVVK, encoded by the coding sequence ATGAAAAAGTGGGAACTTTCACAGCCTGATGAGAAGGCTGTGTCAGAGATTTCTCAGTATTTTGGTCTCAATGAAATTGCATCGAGAATACTCGTGAACAGAGGCTTCACCACCAGAGAAGCGGTAGAGGCTTTCCTGTTCATCAATGAATCCCACCAGCACAATCCCTTTCTCTTCAACGATATGGAAAAAGCGGTTGAAACCCTGCTTGAAGCCCGGTCCAGGAACGAGCTCGTTCTGATTCACGGAGACTACGATGTGGATGGGATAACTTCCACCGTTATATTGAAGGAATTTCTCGAAGAGAACGGCTGGCGCGTTGATGTTTATATTCCACACCGTATCGAAGAGGGATACGGTATTCAGCTGGAAAACATCTTGACTTTTAAAGAGAACAACGTTTCCTGTCTTGTAACGGTTGACTGCGGAATAACCGCACTGGATTCGGTCGCTCTTGCGAAAAAATTCGGAATGAAAGTGATCATCACAGACCACCACGAGGTGAACGGTGACCTCCCCCCCGCCGATGCCATTGTGAACCCGAAAGTACCTGGAGAGAACTACCCATTCAGAGATCTTGCGGGTGTCGGTGTAACCTACAAACTCGTCCAGGCCATTTCTGAGGCGATCAATTATCCCCATCCCGAGAGATTTTTGGAGCTGGTAGCTCTTGGAACGGTCGCTGATATGGTCTCCCTCCTTGACGAAAACAGATACTTCGTGAAAAAAGGAATAGAACTGCTTTCAAACACAAAACGCGTGGGCTTAAAGAGGCTTCTGGAAAGACTTGGCCTGAAGAACCTCACATCGCACGATATCAGTTACAAAATAGCTCCCCGTCTCAACGCCGCTGGCCGTATGGGCAGTGCCAACGACGCCTTCAATTTACTGATAATGAACGATCCAGCGAAAGCGGACGGTGTTGTGGATAGGTTGATGGAGCTGAACAGCATCAGAAGGAAAACAGAATGGGCGATATACAAAGAAGCAATTGAAATAATCGAGACAAACGATCTGTGGAAAGATCCCGTCATAGTCGTTGCAAAAGAAAACTGGCACGTGGGAGTCATCGGCATAGTCGCTGCCAAACTGGCAAATCGTTATGAAAAACCCGTTGCAGTCGTCTCTCTGGACGAGAAGATAGCGAAAGGTTCCATAAGGAGCTACAACGGTTATGACATAATGAACATTTTCAACGAAGATATTCTCAAAATATTCGAGGAGATAGGTGGCCATTCTTCAGCGGTTGGTTTCTCCTTGAAAAGAGACCAACTGGAATCGTTCAGGGAATACATCAGAAACATTTCTCTGGAGGGACGAGAAGAGAAGGTGATCGTTGATGCTGAAGTCAGAATGGAAGATATTGATGATCGCTTCATTGAAGATATAAAAAAACTCATGCCCTTCGGTCAGGGAAATCCGGAACCTGTTCTTCTCTTCAAAGACGTACTGATAGAAAAGATTCATTTCTTTGGAGAAGACGGTAGCAACGTGTTCCTTCACCTGAAAAACGGCGAAAAGAACCTGGAAGTTGTGGGATACAATTTCAAGAACCTCTCGAGTTCTCTCTCTACATTACCAGTAACTCCCACCAGAGGAGACGTTGTGGTGAATCTACGTCCCATGGGAAATGGAATTTCTTACTATCTTGTCTCGCTGGATGTAAAGCCTATTCTTTCTGTAAAAAACAGAGAAGTGAGTCATATACTGAGTAGACCTAAAGAAGAAAAAACACTGATAAAAGTACCTTACCCATCAAAAACAAAGCTTCTGCTGTCCATAAAGGAAGAGCTTCAGGGAAAACTGGCGATCGTTTCTTTAACGAACGCCACGACTCAAAACATTCTGGGGTGCCTTTCGAGGTACTACACCTCCAAAAACTTGGGATTTGTAAATTCTACCTTTTCCAAGGAAGAAGAAAGCGATATTGTCCTCTTCACCCTTGCAGGTTTTCTGAAGAAACACCGTCTGGATGATTTTGAAGTATTTGTGGTGAACGAGTTCCAAGATTTTCTGGCGCATCGCGACAGCGAACTGGTCAAAAACTTCCTGGACATAGTCGACAAACACCCAGGAAAATTCATCTTCGTTGCCTCGATAGAACACCCAGAGCTGGAAGAGTTTCTGAAAAAGGAAAAATACGATGTCGTTGAGCTGAGAACCGACGAACCGGAGAAATTTCTGTTCTCCGATCAGAGAAATTCTTTCGACTTAGGTTCTCTTGTGGACGCTCACAGTTTCGCGGTGGTTGTTTCTGAGAAAAAACTCATACCAGATCTTTATCGGAAGATTGGCAAAGATGCGGTCGTTTACTACACAAGCATGGATGTGGAAAAGAAAATAAAGGCAATCAGCTTGATGGAGAGCGGTTCTGCTCGAAAAGCGATCATCACAAGCAACACCGATGGGCTTCCGACCCACATAAAAGGCGATATCTTCTTTTACGACTTCCCACTCAGCATTTACGAAATAGTGGATCTTTTGAGAAGAAAATCGGTGGTTAACCTCTGCTACTCTTCCTCCGACATTGAAAAGCGTCGATACGAGCTCAACAAGCTGTTTCCGGATCGTGAAAAGCTAAAAGAAATAGCGATCACAGCGATGAATCTGAAAGACAAAGAAAAACTGGAGAAGATTTTGGAGAGCGAGTACGATCTGAGCAGTGCCACTTTGAGAAAGATTTATTTGGACCTTCTGGAAGAATCCGGGTTCAACTTCGATAGATGGAGTTTTTCGGAAGATGAAAGGATACCTTGGAGATTGCTTGAGAGAGAGCTCGAAATAGCCCAGTTCGAAAGGACGGTTTCCGTTCTTTCAAAGGATCTGAAGTGGATATTCAACTTTTTCAAGGATACGGTGGTAAAGTGA